DNA sequence from the Acidobacteriota bacterium genome:
AGATGCACGGCAAGCTCCCCTTTCCTGAAGGTACTGCCACGACCGAGATCCTCGTGGCCGGGGAGAAGGGCGGGAGTCAAGCCAAGGTCCTTGTCTACGCGCTGGGCCTGGGCATCGTCCTCGATTACCTTGCGCTGGCCTTCAAGACCTGGAGCGACGTGTTCACGACGGCTTCCATACCCGCCCTCCAGGGCTTCACCCAGAAGGTCAAGGGCGTCTTCGCCATGAATACCTCCGCGGCCGTCCTGGGCCTCGGGGTGATCATCGGCGTGAAGTACGCCTCCATTATCATGGCCGGTTCCCTGCTCTCCTACTTCGTCCTCGTTCCTCTCTTCGGGTCCATCAGCCCCGACTACGCCGCCGCAACCTATCGGGACATCTTCTTCAACTTCACGGACGCTTCCGGCGTGATGCACCCTGGAGTCCGAAACATCGGCATCGGTGGAATCTTCGCCGCAGGAGTCATCTCCATCCTCAAGATGTCGGGCGTGATCAAACAGGCCCTCCAGCAGGTGCTCTCCCAGCTCTTCAAGAGGCACGAGGGCGCCGAATGCGGTTCCCGCCTGGACCGCGACATCAAGATGTCCACCGTCTTCGCCCTCATCGTGGCGCTGGCCGTCGCCATCTTCCTCTACTTCTGGCTGGTGGTCGTCCAGGGACAGCCGGGGGCCTTCGGCCTCGCCCTCGTGTCTCTCGGGCTGACTTTCCTCATCGTGTTTCTCTTCTCCGCCGTCTCGGCGTGGGCCGTGGCCATGATCTCCGTCACGCCCATCTCGGGCATGACCCTCACCACGCTCATCATCGGGGCCGTGACGCTCGCCGCCCTGGGTCTCAAGGGCGGGGCGGGGATGCTGGCCATTCTCCTCATCGGCGGTGTGGTCTGCACGGCTCTCTCCATGTCGGGCTCCCTGGTCACGCAGTTCAAGATCGGCCACTGGCTCGGGTCCACTCCGAAGTCCATCCAATGGAGCAATATGGCGGGGTCCGCCTTGGCCAGCCTCACCGTCACGGCCGTCATCATGCTCTTCGCCAAGGTCTATGGCTTCGGAACCCCCACTCCCGAGCACGCCTCGCCGCTTCCGGCTCCGCAGGCCGGTGCCATGGCCGCCGTGGCCAACGCTTTTATGGGCGGACAGGACGTCCCCTGGCTGCTTTACGGCGTCGGCGCCGTCATCGCGGTGATCGTCTCAATGCTCGGCATCTCCGCCCTCGCCTTCGCCCTCGGGATGTACCTGCCCATCGAACTCAACAGCCCCATCCTCCTCGGGGCCTGCGTGGGGTGGCTCATCCAGCATTCGACGAAGGACGAAAAGCGGGCCAAGGTCTGGAACGACAAATCCATCCTGCTCGCCTCGGGGTTCATCGCTGGAGGCGCTCTGGCGGGGGTCTTCGACGGCGTCACCAAGATGTTCGTGAACGACGAGACCTTCGGCTTCGCGGCCTGGATGCCCGGCCTGTTCACCGAGAGTTTCCGCAACTGGGTGGGGCTCGCGGTCTTCCTGGCCCTCGCCGCCTTCCTCTTCTGGGACGCGCGGAGGGAGAAGGAGAGCGCGCCCTGAGGCGTCAGCTTCTTCTCAAGCCGCGCCTTTCCAGGATCTTGGACGCCTCGTTCAGGACGTCCCGGACCTCGGGCACGTGGAATCCGAGCCTCTCCTCCGGCAGGTCCTCGCGGCCGTCCAGGGCTCGAAGGATGAGCCCCGCCAGGTAGGAGCCGTCGGCCGTCCACCCACGCTCCATGGACGCCAGCGCGCCCCGGACGGCTTCGAGGTTCTCCGGCCCCGCGTCCGCGATTTTGCCGGCCAGGACCCGCAAGTTCTCCGTTCCGTAGTCGTTGCCGAAGGCCCCCACGGGGGGCCAGAGCACGGCTTCGTACAGGTCCTCCAAAATCCGTCGGGCCACCCCGTCGGTGGGTTCCACGTCGCGCGCGCAGGATCGGGCCAGGAGATCCAGGGAGAAGCGCAGGTGCGCCGGACCCAAGGGCCCCTCCCCCGGCGCAGCCTGGGGATAGGTCCCTTCGGCCAGCGGCTGGCTAAGGAGGGCGGCGCCCAGCAGGTACCGGGGGAGAAGAGGGTCCCCCTCCCGGGGCGTCATCCAGCTCCCGGCGAACTGGGGAAACGGGTTGGGCGGATCTTGCACGAAGCCCATGACGTGGGAGGGACAGGCCACGAAGAATTCCAGGCTCTCCCCTCCCGGCGCCGTGACGGCGGCGCCCATGCCGCATTCGGTCAGATCCCCATTCCGCCAGTAGGGCGCCAGTTCCGCGGAGGCCCAGAAACGGCCCAGCCAGAGGGACAGGTAGACGCCCGCGCTCAACGCGAAATCCTTGAGCTCCGGGGATGGATTCTCCGTGCCGTAGTGCGGCTGCAGGAGGTGGTCGAGGACGTAGACGTCGGGAAACTCCCCGGTCAGGGTCGCCTTGCCTCCCGTCATGCCGGCCACGTGAGACACGAAATCCCGTCCCGCCGCCGCGGCGGAATCCAGCGTCAAGATTCGGCTCACCGTCGCACCTCACCCTCCAAGCGGCCCGGCGCGCGCGGCCCCTCCTCCTCCGCCAGGGGCAGGGAGATGCGAACGGTCGCGCCGGGAAATCCCTCGTTGCCTCGGATCCACACCTTGCCGCCGTGGTCCTCCACGGTCCTCAGGACAATCGCCAGGCCCAGCCCGGCCCGCTTACCGGACGCGGAGACGAAGGGATCGAAGGCCCGCTCCAGGATCCCCTCCGGGAAACCGCTTCCCCGGTCCTCCACGCGGATGACGGCCTCTCCGCCCGCCCTCTCGGCCTCCACAATGACGGGCGACTCCGCTGGCGAGAACTTCAGCGCGTTCCCCATGACGTGGACCAGGGCGCGCACGATTCTCGGCCCGTTCACCCGCACGCGGAGGCCAGCACCGAGTGCTCCGGTCCGGACTCTATTCCCCTCCCCGGGGAACTCCCACTCCACGGCGTCGAGGGCTTCGCGGATCAGGAAGTCCACCCGCCGGGACTCCCTCTCGGAGGCGCCGTCCTCCCGGCCCAAATCCGTCAGGTCGCGCAGGAGGTCCGACAGCCGTTTTACCTGCTCCGCCATGACGTCGAGGTAGGCGTCGGCAGGCGATCCGCTCCCCAATTTCCGCTGGAGGGCCTGCACGGTCACTCCCAGGGCGATGATCGGTTCTTCCACCTCCCGCGCCACCTTGGAGGTCAGCCTGCCCGCCAGCTCCATCTCCCGGTACCGCGCAAGCCTCTCCTCCATCTCGAGGCGCCGGGTGATGTCCTGGCACAGGCCGTAGACCTCCACGACCTTGCCCTCCCGCAACACGGGCCTCTCGTAGGCCTCGATGATCCGTTTCCTTCCCTCCTTGTGACGGATTTCCCATCGCAGGGGGGGAGGGGCGACCCCTTCGCGGAGGCATCTCTCGGAGATCCGGTCGCTCTCGGCGTTCATGGGATGGTCCGTGGCCAGAGGCGCATGCGGACCCTGGAAGTACTCCGGGGTGTAACCGGTCATGGCCTGGATGTTCGGAGAAATGTACTTGTAGCGTCCTTCCTCGTCGTGGACGTAGAAATAGCAGTCCGGGACGCTCTCCACGATGTGGCGGAAGCGCGCCTCGCTCTCCTTGAGGGCTTCCTGCTCCCGTCGCCGGTCCGTGACGTCGCGCGCGATGCCGCACAGGCCCGCGACCCGCCCGTCCACGTCACGGATGGGCACCTTGACCGTGTGGAAATAGTGGAGCGTTCCCGCCACAGGCTTCACGGCTTCCTCTTCCAAGGCCTCGCCTGCAAGGACCCGTCGGTCCGCCTCCTGAATGTGGGCGCCCACTTCGGGACCGAACAGGTCGATGTCGCTCTTGCCGGGGATCTCCTCCACGGGGATGCCCAAGAGGCGCGCCATGGCCGGGTTGCCCTGGACGTAACGCAGGCTCCCGTCCTTGATGAAGATGGAGTCCGGCGCCCCTTCGAAGAAGGCCCGAAGGCGCCGCTCCGACATTTCCAGGGCCGACAGGGCCCGCACTTCGGCCGTGACGTCGCGCAGGGTGAGGAGGAAGGCCTCACGATTCCGATAGACCGTGAAAGACCCGTTGCAGTCGACCTGGATGACGGACCCGTCGGCACGGATGGCGGAACAGCGGTGGACGGAGGCCTGGCCACCCGCCCGCGCTAGGGAAGCGCGCTCCACGACCCCCTGTCGGTCCTCCGGCGCCAGGAGGTCCAGCAAGGGTCTCCCCAAGAGCGGGTCCGGCGAGGCATACCCAAAAAGCCCTCCAAGGGCCTTGTTCGCGGCCTTGATGGTCAGGCCCTCCGGATCCACCACGGCGATTCCGTCCCGGACTCCCTCGAAGATGGTGCGGAAGGCCTCCTCGCTGGCCCTCAAGGCCTCTTCGTGCGCTTTCTGTTCGGACACATCCCGGACCGAGCAGATGAGGAGGCGTCCCCGATCCACATACGTGAGGGACAGAGACTGGTACAGATCCTCCCCGCCCTGCTTGCGCCCCCTCAATTCCCCGGACCAGTATCCCACCCGCTTGAGGTGGGGAAACACCAGGTCCTTCAGCTTCGTGTATTCCTCGGGAGGATAGAGGTCGGACCACCGCTTTCCGGCGAGATCCACGGGAGCCTCGAAACCGTGGATGTGGGCGAAGGCGGGGTTCGCGTAGAGGAACTCCCCCGAGGGATTCAGAAGCGCGAGCCCGTCAATGCTCGCGTCCAAGGCTTGGTACAGGGTCTGGAGTTCCTGCTGGTTGAGTTTGCGCTCCGTGACGTCCCTGCGAACCAGGAGAAGGCCCGCCTCGGGGCCGCCCTCCTTCAGCGGATGGGCGGTGACCGATTGCCAGGAGGGAGAATCCTTCCAGGAACACAGGTACTCCAGGGAGTAACCGGATCGTCGCCCCGACAACACTCCCCGGAGACCCTCCTCCAGGTCGGAGGCGGAGGGACGTCCGGACCGATGGGAGCGCTGGAGCGCCTCCAGGAAGTCGCCGCCCTCCTCCGTGTCGCACAGGCCGGACCCCGCCGCGTCCTCTTTTCTCCACGCCGCGTTGGCAAAGGTGACCCGACCCTCGCCGTTCAGGAGGCAGACCTGAAGGGCCGGGCTTTCCAAAGCCGCCAGACCGGCCCGGGGGGGCTCGGGAACGACCTCCTTCACCATCCCCCGGACGGTCCGCACTTCGCCGGAATCCCCGCAGACGACGGACGCATGGACGTCCACCACCTTGGACGCACCCCCGGCGAGAATGACGGTCAGGCCCTTTGCGGCAACGGGAGAGGCGGATCGGTAGGCGCGCCGGAAGATGCCGTAGAAGTCCTGGGCGGAGTCGGGCGAGAGAATTTCCGTGTAGTGGCGGCCGGAGAGGCCGCCGGGGCCGGCCCCGAAAACCGACTCGGCGACCGGCGAGGCCCACGACACCACACCGCGGGGGCCGAGTTCGAGCACACCCCACCCGACCGCCTCCACCCAATCCGGTCCAAAACTTGACGGAGAGGCCGCGCCCGCCGCGAAACCCGCACCGCCCTTGCCGGCCTCTTCGTCCATGGGTCTCCCGTCGACCAATCGGTTCCGCCTCCCGGCGTCCCTTCCAAGACGGCGGCTGATTGGGGGCGATTTTAGCACATCCTCCACCCCTCCAGCCGAGGCCCGAGGAAACAAAGGACCGCTCACGCGTCTCATTTTCGAGCAAGCCCTCGCAGGCCCATTCTCGATTCCGAGACACGAAGAAAAAGCCCGGGCGAGACGGATCGACAACTTCATATTTTTCAACGTCTTGAGGATTGGACTCCCGGGCTGAGTCTTGGCACGGTCCCTGCACAGGACGATTCGGGAGGAATGAAACCATGAGCCAAGCAATCGCCGGCCTCGCCACGGAAATTTCCGCGAAGGGGGGCGCCTACGACGTTTTCTGCACGCACTGCGGATCCGTGTACGACGCCGCGGCGTCCGATTGGTGCACCTGCATCACCGACAACCCCACGTTCGTCTGCCCGCACTGCGGCACCTGTTTCTGCAGCGAAGGGCCCGAGTTCCGGAGGACCTTCTGGGAATCGGCGCCCGAGGAACTGCTTCGCAGGCGCTTCGCCAAGAGAGGGTTTCGCTCGACGTTGGAGCCTCCCATGGAGGAAGGGAACCCCCTACGCCGGCCGCTGATCCTCGTGGCGGACGACGAACTCGACACGCGCCTCGTGGCCTACCGGGTCCTCGTGGCCCTGGGTTACGGCGTGGTTCTGGCGAAGAACGGAATGGAGGCCATCCACCTCGCGAGGAAGTACCGGCCCGACCTCGTCCTCACGGACCAGATGATGCCCGTGCTGGACGGAAAGCACATGTGCAAGCGGCTGAAGGAGGACCCGGAGACGCGGGACATCCCGATCATCCTGATGACCGGCCTTTACAAACGCGAGAGTCAGCGCATCGAAGTCCTCCGAGAGTTCAAGGCCGATGACTTCCTGACCAAGCCCATCCCCTTCGAGCGTCTGGGAGAAGTGATGGAGGGATGGCTGACCCCCGTCGGCCGCTGATCGATCGGGCGGACGAACGCCATGGGATCGAAGCGGAAGGGCCAGGTGCCGCGAACGACGGAGGACGAGTGCCTCGACGACCTCTCCGTGGATCTAGCCGGAGCCGACTCGCCTGAGGCGGTGGCCGAGGCGCTCGGGCGCCACATCCGGGGCCGGAGCGAATGGAAGGCCGCCGCGCTGGTCTGGCCCGAAACCGCGGGCCTGTGCCGGGTCTGGGACCTGTGCGCCCAGGATTCCAGCCGCTTCTGGAGGGGGCCGCGACGGGACATGGAGGAATCCACGGAGGTGGGACCGGCCTTCGCGGCCCCTCTCATGGCGGCGCTTCGGGAGGACCTCGCCGTGCGGGTGGACTCGGGCCCGGAGGAGTTCTCCCCCTATCTGATCCTCCAGCCGGCCCCCGCAGGGCGGGACGGGGGCGGAGGCCGCCAGCCCTCTCTCCGCTTCGCTTCCCTTTTTCGGATGGCCGCACGGCTTCATTCCCTCAACGCCCTCCTCTCGAATGCGAAGGCTCAGTGGGAAAAGGCTTTCGACGCCGCCTCCGAGGTGTTCGTTTTGCACGGACCGGACGGGCGGATCTTCCGGGCCAACACGGCCCTCTCCGCCCTCACCGGAATCCCCATCCGGAGGTGCATCGGGAAGGCGTGCGCCGAGATCCTCCCGGGGCTGTGCACGGGCCACGACGCCGCGGGAATCGAATGGAAATGCTCCCAGGATGGGCCGCATTTCCTGGCCACCACCCAGACGGTGAACCTGGGGGGCGAGGCGGCCACCCTTCACATCCTTCGGGACGTCACGGAGGAGAGGCGCCTGGCCGCGGCCCAGGAAGACCGCCGGACGAGAGACCTCGTGCGGAATATCCTTCAAGGCATCGCCCACGAAATCCGCAATCCCCTTTTCGGAATTCAGACCCTCCTGCAGGCCCTGGACCTTCGCCACGCCCAGGACGACCAGGAACGGGTGTTCACGGAAAAGGCCCTGCGCGAGATTCACCGCCTCGACGCCATCGTCCGGAGGTTCCTCCAGCTGGCCTTCCTGGACGACGCCACGCCTCCGGAGAGCGGGGCGTTGGAGGACCTCATCTCCCAGGCGGCCGCCCTGCTCGAATCGCGAAGCCCCCGTCCCGTCAGGGAGCGGATCCGGCCCTCGGCCTCCCTCCGGGACAGGCCCGTGCTCGTCCACCGCCGGAGCTTCGTGGAGGCCCTCGCCGAAATCCTCGACAACGCCTGCCAGTTCTCCCCCCCGGACCAGCCCATTGACGTCTCCGCGCGGTGGGGGGAGGACCACTGGGAACTCGAGGTCCGGGATCGGGGGCTGGGGGTGGCTCCCGGTCTGGAGGAGAAGGTCCTGGAGCCCTTCTTCACGACCGTTCCCAGCCGATCGGGCCTTGGTCTTACCCTCGCCCAGGCCGGGATGAACCGCGACGGAGGCCGTTTGACCGTCGGCCGTTCGGAAGCTACCTCAGGAGCCGCGATTCTGATACGATTCCCCTTGCCGAGAGATCGATCGGATGGGGGACCATGAAGAGCGTGCTCTTGGTGGACGACGAAGCGGCGGTCCGTTTCGGGATCAGCCGATACCTTGAGGCCCAGGGCCTTCGCACGGCGGAGGCGGCCTGCCTGGCCGAGGCCCGGGAGGCCATGGCGCGGGAGGACTTCGGCGCCATCCTGCTGGACGTCCGGCTGCCCGACGGGGACGGCATGGATTTCCTCAAGGAAATCCGCCGGTCCGACCCCACGGTTCCGATCATCCTCATCACGGGCCACGGAACCATCGCCATGGCGGTGGAGGCCATGCGCGAGGGGGCCGATCACTTCCTCACCAAACCCGTGGACCTGAGGGAACTCGAGGTCCTCCTCGGGAAGGCCCTCCAGCTCGGGGTCCTCAGGAGGGAAAACCGAGCCCTGCGGGAGAGGCCCCGCGTGCTGACCCCGTTCTTGGGGTCCTGCGAAGCCATGGCCAGGCTGACTCCCCTCCTCGAGGCCAGCTTCCGTCACCGCAGTCCCGTCTTCATCCGGGGCGAGACGGGGACCGGAAAGGGCCTTCTCGCGCGACTCATCCACGAGCGCAGCGGGCAACGCACCGAGCCCTTCGTGGAGCTCAATTGCGCGGGCCTCAAGGGGGAGTTTCTGGAAAGCGAGCTGTTCGGTCACGCGCGCGGCGCCTTCACCGGCGCGGTGGAAGCCAAGGAAGGCCTCCTGGAAAGGGCCCACCGGGGGACCCTCTTCCTGGATGAGATCGGCGACATGGACGTGACCGTCCAGAGCAAGTTCCTCAAGGTCCTGGAGGAAAAGCGGTTCAGGCCCCTGGGGCGCGTGGAGGAAAGGATCTCCGACTTCCGGCTCGTCTGCGCCACCCACCAGGACGTGGAGAAGCTCATCGCGGAGGGCAGATTCCGGCAGGACCTCTACTTCCGAATCAACACCCTGACCCTCACTCTTCCTCCCCTCCGAGAGAGGTTGGACGACCTGGAGGCGCTGGTCCAGCATCTCCTCGGTTTCATCGCCGGAGGGCGCTCCCTGCCGCGCCTCGACCCGAGGGCCCTCGACCTGCTCCGGTCCTACTCGTGGCCGGGGAACTTGCGGGAGCTTCACAACGTCCTGGAGCGGGCCTACATCCTGTCCGACGGCCGGGAGCTCTTGCCCTCCCACTTCTTCGGTCTTGGGAGTCCCGCGACCTCCCAGCCGGCGGATGCCTCTCCTCCATCCCAGGCCCTCGATCTGAGCGGGGCGGAGAAGGCCCACATCGCCCGCGTGCTCAGGGAATGCAAAGGGAACGTGCCCGAGGCAGCGAAGACGCTCGGCGTCTCCAGGGCGACCCTCTACCGAAAGATCTCCCAACACGGCCTGCGCCTGGAAGACCACCGCTGATCGGCTCCCGGGCCGCGCGCCGAAGTTGCCCGGCGCGAAGATTGGGATTAGGTTGGATCCAAGCGGAGCAGACTCTAAGGCGAGGGCTCAGCCCGGGGAGAGTGGCCATGGCCTACAAGATCCTGATCGTGGACGATGAGACCGCAACCGCATTCGGCCTCAAGGCGCTCATGGAGAGCGAGGATGTGAAGGTCCTGACCGCCTCCAACGCCCAGGCGGCCCGTCGGATCCTCGGATCGGAGAAAATCCAGGTCTTGCTCTCCGACATCCGGCTGAGCGGAACGCTCGACGCCGAGGGGCTCGACCTTCTCCGCTTCGTGAAGGAGAAGTGCCCGGACACGAAGGTGATCCTGATGACGGGTTACGGCGATCCGGCCATCATGCAAAAGGCCTTCGAAATGGGCGCTTCCTACTACTTCGAGAAGCCAGTGGAAATCAACGTTCTGAGCGAGGCCATCCACGCCCTCGGGGTGCCCAACCGTCTGAAAGAGGGGCAGGTGTGAACGACGAGATTCAGGTCCGAGAGCTCCTCCAGAGGGGCTTCCTTTCCACGGCCTTCCAGCCCATCCTCCACCTCAACACGGGAAGGGTGCTGGGATACGAGGCGCTCATGCGCGGGCCAGGGGGAACTCCTCTGGCCAACCCGGCCCGCGTGTTCGGCCCCCAGAGCCCGCTCTCCCAGGGCCTCATCCGGGAGCTGGATGCGGCCTGCGTTGCCGCCGCCTTCCGCTCCGGGAGGCTCCTGGTTCCCTACGGGCTCCTCTTCGTCAATGTTCACATCAACACTCTCCTGAAGCTGCGGGTCGTGCAGGATTATTACCGGAAGCTCCTGGAGTCGAGCGGCATCTCCCCCCAGGCCGTGGTCGTGGAGATCTCGGAGCGCTCCAGCACGGAGACCCCCCGAGCCCTGTCACGGGTTCTGAAGGTGCTGAGAAAGGCCGGCTTCCGCTTCGCGCTGGACGACTTCGGGTTGGCTTATTCGGGGCTCCAGCACCTCTACTGGTTCGAGCCCGAATTCGTCAAGCT
Encoded proteins:
- a CDS encoding response regulator; the encoded protein is MSQAIAGLATEISAKGGAYDVFCTHCGSVYDAAASDWCTCITDNPTFVCPHCGTCFCSEGPEFRRTFWESAPEELLRRRFAKRGFRSTLEPPMEEGNPLRRPLILVADDELDTRLVAYRVLVALGYGVVLAKNGMEAIHLARKYRPDLVLTDQMMPVLDGKHMCKRLKEDPETRDIPIILMTGLYKRESQRIEVLREFKADDFLTKPIPFERLGEVMEGWLTPVGR
- a CDS encoding PAS domain S-box protein, producing MDEEAGKGGAGFAAGAASPSSFGPDWVEAVGWGVLELGPRGVVSWASPVAESVFGAGPGGLSGRHYTEILSPDSAQDFYGIFRRAYRSASPVAAKGLTVILAGGASKVVDVHASVVCGDSGEVRTVRGMVKEVVPEPPRAGLAALESPALQVCLLNGEGRVTFANAAWRKEDAAGSGLCDTEEGGDFLEALQRSHRSGRPSASDLEEGLRGVLSGRRSGYSLEYLCSWKDSPSWQSVTAHPLKEGGPEAGLLLVRRDVTERKLNQQELQTLYQALDASIDGLALLNPSGEFLYANPAFAHIHGFEAPVDLAGKRWSDLYPPEEYTKLKDLVFPHLKRVGYWSGELRGRKQGGEDLYQSLSLTYVDRGRLLICSVRDVSEQKAHEEALRASEEAFRTIFEGVRDGIAVVDPEGLTIKAANKALGGLFGYASPDPLLGRPLLDLLAPEDRQGVVERASLARAGGQASVHRCSAIRADGSVIQVDCNGSFTVYRNREAFLLTLRDVTAEVRALSALEMSERRLRAFFEGAPDSIFIKDGSLRYVQGNPAMARLLGIPVEEIPGKSDIDLFGPEVGAHIQEADRRVLAGEALEEEAVKPVAGTLHYFHTVKVPIRDVDGRVAGLCGIARDVTDRRREQEALKESEARFRHIVESVPDCYFYVHDEEGRYKYISPNIQAMTGYTPEYFQGPHAPLATDHPMNAESDRISERCLREGVAPPPLRWEIRHKEGRKRIIEAYERPVLREGKVVEVYGLCQDITRRLEMEERLARYREMELAGRLTSKVAREVEEPIIALGVTVQALQRKLGSGSPADAYLDVMAEQVKRLSDLLRDLTDLGREDGASERESRRVDFLIREALDAVEWEFPGEGNRVRTGALGAGLRVRVNGPRIVRALVHVMGNALKFSPAESPVIVEAERAGGEAVIRVEDRGSGFPEGILERAFDPFVSASGKRAGLGLAIVLRTVEDHGGKVWIRGNEGFPGATVRISLPLAEEEGPRAPGRLEGEVRR
- a CDS encoding response regulator, whose protein sequence is MAYKILIVDDETATAFGLKALMESEDVKVLTASNAQAARRILGSEKIQVLLSDIRLSGTLDAEGLDLLRFVKEKCPDTKVILMTGYGDPAIMQKAFEMGASYYFEKPVEINVLSEAIHALGVPNRLKEGQV
- a CDS encoding EAL domain-containing protein is translated as MNDEIQVRELLQRGFLSTAFQPILHLNTGRVLGYEALMRGPGGTPLANPARVFGPQSPLSQGLIRELDAACVAAAFRSGRLLVPYGLLFVNVHINTLLKLRVVQDYYRKLLESSGISPQAVVVEISERSSTETPRALSRVLKVLRKAGFRFALDDFGLAYSGLQHLYWFEPEFVKLDRGFVLGIQRSKRKQALVAGMAALCQKLGSEVIAEGVEGNEELLTLMSLDIPLAQGYHFGRPQAPLFWLSERRTEGVPKPYFAAGALGRVSDGDD
- a CDS encoding oligopeptide transporter, OPT family — its product is MSAKESRGSQPLQLPENAYRALNPGETYTPVMNQETGVPEVTRRSVVFGLLMIVIFSAAASYIALKLGQGIETAIPISILAVGFSAVARRKSLLIENVNILAISATSGIVVGGSVFVMPAIFMLGLDKGQTSLELFLQIFLVPFLGAVLGVLFLIPFRKYFTQEMHGKLPFPEGTATTEILVAGEKGGSQAKVLVYALGLGIVLDYLALAFKTWSDVFTTASIPALQGFTQKVKGVFAMNTSAAVLGLGVIIGVKYASIIMAGSLLSYFVLVPLFGSISPDYAAATYRDIFFNFTDASGVMHPGVRNIGIGGIFAAGVISILKMSGVIKQALQQVLSQLFKRHEGAECGSRLDRDIKMSTVFALIVALAVAIFLYFWLVVVQGQPGAFGLALVSLGLTFLIVFLFSAVSAWAVAMISVTPISGMTLTTLIIGAVTLAALGLKGGAGMLAILLIGGVVCTALSMSGSLVTQFKIGHWLGSTPKSIQWSNMAGSALASLTVTAVIMLFAKVYGFGTPTPEHASPLPAPQAGAMAAVANAFMGGQDVPWLLYGVGAVIAVIVSMLGISALAFALGMYLPIELNSPILLGACVGWLIQHSTKDEKRAKVWNDKSILLASGFIAGGALAGVFDGVTKMFVNDETFGFAAWMPGLFTESFRNWVGLAVFLALAAFLFWDARREKESAP
- a CDS encoding ATP-binding protein, translated to MPRTTEDECLDDLSVDLAGADSPEAVAEALGRHIRGRSEWKAAALVWPETAGLCRVWDLCAQDSSRFWRGPRRDMEESTEVGPAFAAPLMAALREDLAVRVDSGPEEFSPYLILQPAPAGRDGGGGRQPSLRFASLFRMAARLHSLNALLSNAKAQWEKAFDAASEVFVLHGPDGRIFRANTALSALTGIPIRRCIGKACAEILPGLCTGHDAAGIEWKCSQDGPHFLATTQTVNLGGEAATLHILRDVTEERRLAAAQEDRRTRDLVRNILQGIAHEIRNPLFGIQTLLQALDLRHAQDDQERVFTEKALREIHRLDAIVRRFLQLAFLDDATPPESGALEDLISQAAALLESRSPRPVRERIRPSASLRDRPVLVHRRSFVEALAEILDNACQFSPPDQPIDVSARWGEDHWELEVRDRGLGVAPGLEEKVLEPFFTTVPSRSGLGLTLAQAGMNRDGGRLTVGRSEATSGAAILIRFPLPRDRSDGGP
- a CDS encoding sigma-54 dependent transcriptional regulator — protein: MKSVLLVDDEAAVRFGISRYLEAQGLRTAEAACLAEAREAMAREDFGAILLDVRLPDGDGMDFLKEIRRSDPTVPIILITGHGTIAMAVEAMREGADHFLTKPVDLRELEVLLGKALQLGVLRRENRALRERPRVLTPFLGSCEAMARLTPLLEASFRHRSPVFIRGETGTGKGLLARLIHERSGQRTEPFVELNCAGLKGEFLESELFGHARGAFTGAVEAKEGLLERAHRGTLFLDEIGDMDVTVQSKFLKVLEEKRFRPLGRVEERISDFRLVCATHQDVEKLIAEGRFRQDLYFRINTLTLTLPPLRERLDDLEALVQHLLGFIAGGRSLPRLDPRALDLLRSYSWPGNLRELHNVLERAYILSDGRELLPSHFFGLGSPATSQPADASPPSQALDLSGAEKAHIARVLRECKGNVPEAAKTLGVSRATLYRKISQHGLRLEDHR